A genomic region of Pseudomonas sp. MPC6 contains the following coding sequences:
- a CDS encoding DUF2007 domain-containing protein encodes MQRIYEPENLMEGELLQGMLASEGIEAHLVGRDLLGGTGELPIFGLLGLSVDNDQAAYARELITAYNAALPLSGDEPESFPGTLVC; translated from the coding sequence ATGCAGCGAATCTACGAGCCGGAAAACCTGATGGAAGGGGAGTTGCTGCAAGGTATGCTGGCCAGCGAGGGCATCGAGGCGCATCTGGTGGGGCGCGATTTGCTCGGGGGCACCGGCGAATTGCCGATCTTCGGCCTGCTGGGGCTGTCGGTCGATAACGATCAGGCTGCCTACGCCAGGGAACTGATCACCGCGTACAATGCAGCGCTGCCGCTGTCCGGCGACGAACCGGAGAGTTTTCCCGGCACCCTGGTCTGTTAG
- a CDS encoding glycosyltransferase family 2 protein: MQAPLVSIVAPCYNAEKYLEEAIKSIFAQEYPHYEVIIVDDGSSDNSIAMLKKLQKTYDFQLFTQPNQGVSAALNHGLRYAKGAYVSTPDLDDIMLPESLRIRADYLDKNPNVGCVGALIIYMDSDGNTIKQQKRDQIRTYTFDQVLGGAVVIGAPVALYRMSAMRRAGFYASQLRVQDFQMTLRIARLGYEIHELPVCTTRYRRHANNLSRKYRVLLQADLEAIAPYADHPAYQRARTQLVNKALKYAVVEDKKEAWRLLRSIPWRHLNRTSFKRLKRLMLHR, translated from the coding sequence ATGCAAGCCCCTCTGGTTTCCATCGTGGCGCCCTGTTACAACGCGGAAAAATATCTGGAAGAGGCCATCAAGAGCATCTTCGCCCAGGAGTACCCGCATTACGAAGTCATCATTGTCGACGACGGGTCCAGTGACAACAGCATCGCGATGCTCAAGAAACTGCAGAAAACCTATGATTTCCAGCTATTCACCCAACCGAACCAGGGTGTGAGTGCGGCGCTCAACCACGGTTTGCGGTACGCCAAAGGCGCTTACGTGTCGACGCCGGACCTGGACGACATCATGCTCCCGGAATCGCTGCGCATTCGCGCCGACTATCTGGACAAGAACCCGAACGTCGGATGTGTGGGCGCTCTGATCATCTACATGGACAGCGATGGCAATACCATCAAGCAGCAAAAACGCGACCAGATCCGCACCTACACCTTCGATCAAGTGCTCGGCGGTGCTGTCGTGATCGGTGCGCCGGTCGCGCTGTATCGCATGAGCGCGATGCGACGTGCCGGCTTCTATGCATCGCAGTTGCGGGTTCAAGACTTTCAGATGACCTTGCGGATTGCCCGGTTGGGGTACGAGATCCATGAACTCCCCGTGTGCACGACCCGCTATCGCCGCCATGCCAACAACCTGTCGAGAAAATACCGGGTGTTGCTGCAGGCCGACCTTGAGGCCATCGCACCGTACGCAGACCATCCTGCCTATCAGCGCGCGCGCACCCAACTGGTGAACAAGGCCCTCAAATACGCCGTGGTCGAAGACAAGAAAGAAGCTTGGCGATTGTTGCGCTCGATTCCCTGGCGCCACTTGAACCGAACCAGCTTCAAGCGCCTGAAACGACTAATGTTGCATCGCTAG
- a CDS encoding class I SAM-dependent methyltransferase: protein MDPRSEVLLRQAELFQGSVLLAGLPADDLLGRLPDAHGWCWHAGDQAALDARFAERSHFGVTVPERGFDAAVVFLPKSKDLTDYILNAVASRLAGREVYLVGEKRSGIEGAAKQLTPFGKPRKLDSARHCQLWQVTVANAPQAKPLESLAQEYELPLAEGPLKVISLPGVFSHGRLDRGSALLLEHLDKLPSGHLLDFGCGAGVLGAAVKRRYPHNLVTLLDVDAFAAASSRLTLAANGLEADVITGDGIDAAPMGLSAILSNPPFHVGVHTDYHATENLLRKAAKHLKNGGELRLVANSFLKYQPLIEEHLGVCAIKAEGQGFRIYRAKRG from the coding sequence ATGGATCCGCGCAGTGAAGTACTGCTTCGTCAGGCTGAGTTATTCCAGGGTTCGGTCCTGTTGGCCGGCTTGCCCGCCGACGATCTGCTGGGCCGCCTGCCCGATGCCCATGGCTGGTGCTGGCATGCCGGCGATCAAGCGGCGCTGGATGCGCGGTTTGCCGAGCGCAGCCATTTTGGCGTAACGGTGCCGGAGCGCGGGTTCGACGCCGCCGTGGTGTTTCTGCCCAAGTCCAAGGACCTGACCGATTACATCCTCAATGCCGTCGCCTCGCGCCTGGCCGGGCGCGAGGTGTACCTGGTCGGCGAAAAGCGCAGCGGCATCGAGGGCGCGGCCAAGCAGCTGACCCCCTTCGGCAAACCGCGCAAACTCGACAGCGCGCGGCATTGCCAGCTCTGGCAGGTCACCGTGGCCAATGCGCCGCAAGCCAAACCACTGGAAAGCCTGGCCCAGGAATATGAGCTGCCGTTGGCCGAAGGCCCATTGAAAGTCATCAGCCTGCCCGGTGTATTCAGCCACGGCCGACTGGATCGCGGCAGCGCCTTGCTGCTGGAACACCTGGACAAGTTGCCGAGCGGCCACCTGCTGGACTTCGGTTGCGGCGCCGGTGTGTTGGGGGCGGCGGTGAAACGTCGCTATCCGCACAACCTGGTCACTTTGCTTGATGTGGATGCGTTTGCCGCTGCCAGCAGTCGCCTGACTTTGGCTGCCAACGGCCTTGAGGCGGACGTCATTACCGGTGACGGAATCGATGCCGCCCCCATGGGTTTAAGTGCCATTCTGAGCAACCCGCCCTTCCATGTCGGGGTCCATACCGACTATCACGCCACAGAGAACTTGCTGCGAAAAGCGGCCAAACATCTGAAAAATGGTGGCGAACTGCGGCTGGTAGCCAATAGCTTCCTGAAGTATCAGCCGCTGATCGAAGAGCACCTGGGTGTCTGTGCAATCAAGGCTGAAGGGCAAGGTTTCAGGATCTACAGGGCCAAGCGCGGCTGA
- a CDS encoding CPXCG motif-containing cysteine-rich protein: MLETERYECPYCGEEAEAVLDLSGGDQTYIEDCPVCCRPITFVLQTDGQEWLLEVHSENE, encoded by the coding sequence ATGCTGGAAACCGAGCGCTACGAATGTCCGTATTGTGGGGAAGAGGCTGAAGCTGTTCTGGACTTGTCCGGCGGCGATCAGACGTATATCGAAGATTGTCCGGTGTGTTGTCGCCCCATTACGTTTGTCCTGCAGACCGACGGTCAAGAATGGTTGCTCGAAGTTCACAGCGAAAACGAATGA
- a CDS encoding CatB-related O-acetyltransferase: MKFLEKLKQRKIRKHLKRLEKLERAPEKIRLRYPRYEVGVGTYGIPEVMEFGDNTILKVGSYTSIAEGVKILLGGGHRTDWVSTYPFPLMIDEARDIPGCSPTKGDVVIGSDCWICADVMILSGVTIGHGAVVAAGAVVTRDVEPYAIVGGNPCRHIRWRFEEDVRQDLLASAWWDWPLVEVKAVSRILSSNDMDGFLDYVRQRRIDAR, from the coding sequence ATGAAATTTCTCGAAAAACTCAAACAACGTAAAATCAGAAAGCACCTGAAGCGCCTGGAAAAACTCGAAAGAGCGCCAGAAAAAATACGCCTGCGCTACCCCAGGTACGAAGTCGGCGTAGGCACCTATGGCATCCCCGAGGTCATGGAGTTTGGCGACAACACGATTCTGAAAGTCGGCTCCTACACCTCAATCGCCGAGGGTGTGAAGATATTGCTGGGTGGCGGCCATCGAACCGACTGGGTCAGCACCTATCCCTTTCCGTTGATGATTGACGAAGCCCGGGACATTCCCGGTTGTAGCCCGACCAAAGGCGATGTAGTGATCGGCAGCGATTGCTGGATTTGCGCCGACGTCATGATCCTGTCGGGCGTGACTATCGGTCACGGCGCGGTGGTCGCCGCCGGTGCCGTCGTGACCCGCGACGTCGAACCCTATGCGATCGTCGGCGGCAACCCATGCCGCCACATTCGCTGGCGTTTTGAAGAGGACGTGCGCCAGGACTTGCTGGCGTCGGCCTGGTGGGACTGGCCGTTGGTGGAAGTCAAAGCGGTGTCGCGGATACTGAGCAGCAACGACATGGACGGCTTTCTGGACTACGTCCGCCAACGCCGCATCGACGCCAGGTAA
- a CDS encoding TMEM165/GDT1 family protein — protein MLDSLLVPTAIVALAEIGDKTQLLALILAARFRKPWPIIAGIVAATLANHAAAGAVGAWFGSFFSDATLHWILAASFAATALWTLVPDKMDDDEASTARKFGPFLTTLIAFFLAEMGDKTQVATVMLAAQYPELWLVIIGTTLGMLIANVPVVLAGNFAADKLPLTLIRRLAASAFLILAIVAVYKAMQSSGWV, from the coding sequence ATGCTGGATTCTCTACTCGTTCCCACCGCAATCGTTGCCTTGGCCGAAATCGGCGACAAGACGCAACTGCTCGCGCTCATTCTGGCTGCCCGTTTTCGCAAACCCTGGCCAATCATCGCCGGCATCGTCGCCGCGACCCTGGCCAACCATGCGGCAGCCGGTGCGGTAGGCGCCTGGTTCGGTAGTTTCTTCTCGGATGCCACGCTGCACTGGATCCTTGCCGCCAGCTTCGCCGCGACGGCGCTGTGGACCCTGGTGCCGGACAAAATGGACGACGACGAAGCCAGCACCGCCCGCAAGTTCGGACCGTTCCTGACGACGCTGATCGCGTTTTTCCTTGCCGAGATGGGGGACAAGACCCAGGTCGCCACCGTGATGCTCGCCGCGCAATACCCGGAGCTGTGGCTGGTGATCATCGGCACCACCCTCGGCATGCTGATTGCCAACGTGCCGGTGGTGCTGGCGGGCAACTTTGCCGCGGACAAACTGCCACTGACCTTGATCCGTCGCCTGGCGGCGTCGGCGTTTCTCATCCTGGCCATTGTCGCGGTGTACAAGGCGATGCAGAGCAGTGGGTGGGTTTGA
- a CDS encoding 1-acyl-sn-glycerol-3-phosphate acyltransferase, which produces MMGEFDAIRPYDDSEVPAVLDRLLGDKAFLDILIHFRFPRYAGAFGWMLKPLIAHRLRREFAGVNSVATLQDKVEFYVDHTIERATDGVTYTGVEQFRSGSAYLFIANHRDIVMDPAFVNYAVYHAGLPTPRIAIGDNLLQKPFVSDLMRLNKSFIVHRSISGRREKMAAYQLLSAYINHSIRNDCASIWIAQAEGRAKDGDDRTESAILKMFHMSRKDEPFGEVIRSLNVTPVSISYEYDPCDQAKARELFIRATTGSYTKVPGEDDVSIAKGITGYKGRVHVNFAAPITQLFEDTKQLAIEMDKQILGGYRLFPVHYLAYAQWKDADPQLQVPKATEVFTADELAKAQEEWQRRLEACPEEHRPFLVLQYAMPVRNQYRVKAGLPL; this is translated from the coding sequence ATGATGGGCGAATTCGATGCCATCCGACCTTACGACGATAGCGAAGTCCCGGCAGTGCTGGATCGGCTGCTTGGTGACAAGGCGTTTCTAGATATCCTCATCCACTTCCGCTTCCCGCGTTATGCCGGTGCCTTCGGCTGGATGCTCAAACCTCTTATAGCTCATCGACTGCGCCGTGAGTTCGCCGGCGTCAATTCGGTGGCCACGTTGCAGGACAAAGTCGAGTTCTACGTCGACCACACCATCGAGCGAGCCACCGACGGCGTGACGTACACCGGTGTCGAGCAGTTCAGGTCCGGCAGCGCCTATCTGTTCATCGCCAACCACCGCGACATCGTGATGGATCCGGCCTTCGTCAACTACGCGGTGTACCACGCAGGCCTGCCGACACCCCGCATCGCGATTGGCGACAACCTGCTGCAAAAGCCCTTCGTCAGCGACCTGATGCGCCTGAACAAGAGCTTCATCGTGCACCGTTCGATCAGCGGTCGGCGCGAAAAGATGGCGGCCTACCAACTGCTGTCGGCCTACATCAACCACTCGATCCGTAACGATTGCGCGTCGATCTGGATCGCCCAGGCCGAAGGTCGCGCCAAGGACGGCGACGATCGCACCGAATCGGCGATCCTCAAGATGTTCCACATGAGCCGCAAGGACGAGCCCTTCGGCGAAGTCATCCGTTCGCTGAACGTCACTCCGGTGTCGATCAGCTACGAGTACGACCCGTGCGACCAGGCCAAGGCTCGCGAGCTGTTCATCCGCGCCACGACTGGCAGCTACACCAAGGTGCCGGGCGAGGACGACGTGAGCATCGCCAAGGGCATCACCGGCTATAAGGGCCGCGTCCATGTGAACTTCGCCGCGCCGATCACTCAGCTGTTCGAAGACACCAAGCAATTGGCGATCGAGATGGACAAGCAGATTCTCGGCGGCTACCGGTTATTCCCGGTGCATTACCTGGCCTATGCGCAGTGGAAAGACGCCGACCCGCAATTGCAGGTGCCGAAAGCCACCGAGGTGTTCACGGCCGACGAACTGGCCAAGGCGCAGGAGGAATGGCAGCGACGCCTGGAGGCATGCCCGGAAGAACATCGCCCGTTCCTGGTGCTGCAATATGCGATGCCGGTGCGCAATCAGTACCGGGTCAAGGCGGGATTGCCTTTGTAA
- a CDS encoding fatty acid--CoA ligase — protein sequence MLQTRVIPPAEGAYQYPLLIKRLLMSGARYEKTREIIYRDQLRYSYPTLIERVARLANVLTAAGVKAGDTVAVMDWDSHRYLECMFAIPMIGAVIHTINVRLSPEQILYTMNHAEDRFVLVNSEFVGLYTAIAGHLTTVEKTLLLTDLPEKTAELPNLIGEYEQLLAAASTRYDFQDFDENSVATTFYTTGTTGNPKGVYFTHRQLVLHTMGVSTIMGAIDSVRLLGTNDVYMPITPMFHVHAWGLPYVATMLGLKQVYPGRYDPEYLVELWRKEKVTFSHCVPTILQMVLNAKAAQGTDFGGWKIVIGGSALNRALYEAAKAKGIQLTAAYGMSETGPLVSCAHLNDELMAGTEDERTTYRIKAGVPGPLVEAAIVDTDGNFLPADGETQGELVLRAPWLTEGYFNEPQKGAELWAGGWLHTGDVATLDSMGVIDIRDRIKDVIKTGGEWISSLDLEDLISRHPAVREVAVVGIADPQWGERPFALLVIREGQVIGARELKEHLKPFVEQGHLSKWAIPSQIALVTEIPKTSVGKLDKKRIRVDITEWQANNSTFLSTL from the coding sequence ATGTTGCAGACTCGCGTTATCCCCCCAGCCGAAGGCGCTTACCAGTACCCGCTGTTGATCAAACGGCTGTTGATGTCTGGCGCGCGTTACGAGAAAACCCGCGAGATCATTTATCGCGACCAGTTGCGCTACAGCTATCCGACCCTGATCGAGCGGGTCGCGCGGCTGGCCAACGTGCTCACGGCAGCCGGCGTCAAGGCCGGCGATACCGTGGCGGTCATGGACTGGGACAGCCATCGATACCTGGAATGCATGTTTGCGATCCCGATGATCGGCGCGGTGATCCACACCATCAACGTGCGCCTGTCGCCGGAACAGATCCTCTACACCATGAACCACGCCGAGGACCGCTTCGTGCTGGTCAACAGCGAGTTCGTCGGGCTGTACACCGCGATCGCCGGGCACCTGACCACGGTGGAAAAAACCCTGCTGCTGACCGACCTGCCGGAAAAAACCGCGGAACTGCCGAACCTCATCGGCGAGTACGAGCAGTTGCTGGCCGCCGCGAGCACCCGGTACGACTTCCAGGACTTCGACGAAAATTCCGTCGCGACCACCTTCTACACCACCGGCACCACCGGCAACCCCAAAGGCGTGTATTTCACCCATCGGCAACTGGTGCTGCACACCATGGGTGTGTCGACGATCATGGGTGCCATCGACAGCGTCAGGCTGTTGGGCACCAACGACGTGTACATGCCCATCACCCCGATGTTCCATGTGCACGCCTGGGGCCTGCCGTATGTGGCGACCATGCTCGGCCTCAAGCAGGTCTATCCCGGTCGCTATGACCCGGAATACCTGGTGGAGCTGTGGCGCAAGGAGAAGGTCACCTTTTCCCACTGCGTGCCGACCATTCTGCAGATGGTCCTCAATGCCAAGGCGGCGCAAGGCACCGATTTCGGTGGCTGGAAGATCGTGATCGGCGGCAGTGCGCTGAACCGTGCGCTTTACGAAGCGGCCAAGGCCAAGGGCATTCAGCTGACCGCCGCCTACGGCATGTCGGAAACCGGGCCGCTGGTGTCGTGCGCGCACCTCAACGATGAGCTGATGGCCGGCACCGAAGACGAACGCACCACGTACCGGATCAAGGCCGGCGTGCCGGGGCCCCTGGTGGAGGCGGCGATCGTCGACACCGACGGCAACTTCCTGCCCGCCGATGGCGAGACCCAGGGTGAACTGGTGCTGCGTGCGCCGTGGCTCACCGAAGGTTATTTCAACGAACCGCAGAAGGGCGCCGAGCTCTGGGCCGGGGGCTGGCTGCACACCGGTGACGTGGCGACCCTGGACAGCATGGGGGTGATCGACATTCGCGACCGGATCAAGGACGTGATCAAGACCGGCGGCGAGTGGATTTCCTCACTGGACCTCGAAGACCTGATCAGCCGCCACCCGGCGGTACGCGAAGTAGCAGTGGTGGGCATTGCCGATCCGCAGTGGGGCGAGCGGCCGTTTGCCTTGCTGGTGATCCGCGAAGGCCAGGTAATCGGGGCCAGGGAACTCAAGGAACACCTCAAGCCGTTTGTGGAGCAGGGGCACCTGAGCAAGTGGGCCATCCCGAGCCAGATCGCCCTTGTTACTGAAATTCCCAAGACCAGTGTCGGCAAACTCGACAAGAAGCGGATTCGCGTCGACATCACCGAATGGCAAGCCAACAACAGCACCTTCCTCTCGACGCTTTAA
- a CDS encoding M48 family metallopeptidase translates to MSKTLVLCALSAGLLLAGCQSVNTTSGGAVGVERKQYMFSMLSTDEVNQMYAQSYQKTVGEATSKGVLDKTSNDAKRVQAIADRLIAQAPKFRPDSAQWKWEVNLIKSDELNANCGPGGKIFFYTGLIDSLSLTDDEIAAIMGHEIAHALREHGREAMSKAYGIEMAKQGAGALFGLGQDSLALADTVANYGMTLPNSRSNENEADLIGLELAARAGYNPNAAITLWNKMSKASEGSPPEFMSTHPASSSRIASLQAAIPKVMPLYEQAKKS, encoded by the coding sequence ATGAGCAAGACATTGGTTTTGTGTGCGCTGAGCGCAGGTTTGCTGCTCGCCGGTTGTCAGTCGGTCAATACCACCAGCGGTGGCGCTGTGGGCGTTGAGCGCAAGCAGTACATGTTCAGCATGCTGTCGACGGATGAGGTCAACCAGATGTACGCCCAGTCTTATCAAAAGACAGTGGGCGAGGCGACCAGCAAAGGTGTGCTGGACAAGACCAGTAACGACGCCAAGCGCGTCCAGGCGATTGCCGACCGGCTGATTGCCCAGGCGCCGAAATTTCGTCCGGACTCGGCGCAGTGGAAGTGGGAAGTCAATCTGATCAAGAGCGATGAACTCAATGCCAACTGCGGGCCTGGCGGCAAGATCTTTTTCTACACCGGGCTGATTGACAGCCTGAGCCTGACCGACGATGAAATTGCCGCGATCATGGGCCATGAAATTGCCCACGCCTTGCGCGAGCACGGTCGGGAAGCGATGTCCAAGGCCTACGGTATCGAGATGGCCAAGCAGGGTGCAGGTGCCTTGTTCGGCCTGGGCCAGGACAGCCTGGCGCTGGCGGACACCGTGGCCAACTACGGCATGACCTTGCCCAACAGCCGATCCAACGAAAACGAGGCGGACTTGATCGGCCTGGAACTGGCCGCTCGCGCCGGTTACAACCCGAATGCCGCTATCACCCTGTGGAACAAGATGAGCAAGGCCTCGGAAGGTTCGCCGCCGGAGTTCATGAGCACTCACCCGGCTTCGTCGAGTCGTATCGCTTCGTTGCAGGCGGCGATTCCTAAGGTCATGCCGCTGTACGAGCAGGCCAAGAAATCCTGA
- a CDS encoding 2-hydroxyacid dehydrogenase: protein MTNSRRAVFLDHPSLDLGDLDLSPLRACFSELQLFAQTTPDQVIDRLKGATVAISNKILIDADTIAASPELKLILITATGTNNVDLAAARAHGITVCNCQGYGTPSVAQHTIMLLLNLATRLADYQKAVGEGRWQQAKQFCLLDYPIVELEGKSLGLLGHGELGGAVARLAEAFGMRVLLGQIPGRPARPDRLPLAELLPQIDALTLHCPLNEHTRHFIGARELASMKPGAFVINTARGGLIDEQALADALRNGHLGGAATDVLSVEPPTAGNPLLAHDIPRLIVTPHNAWGSREARQRIVGQLTENAQGYFSGTALRVVS from the coding sequence ATGACGAACTCTCGCCGCGCCGTTTTCCTCGACCATCCCTCCCTGGACCTGGGCGATCTCGACCTCAGTCCGTTGCGCGCCTGTTTCAGCGAATTGCAGTTGTTCGCGCAAACCACGCCAGACCAGGTCATCGACCGCCTGAAGGGCGCCACCGTCGCCATCAGCAACAAAATCCTGATCGATGCCGATACCATCGCCGCCAGTCCCGAGCTGAAGCTGATCCTGATCACCGCTACCGGCACCAACAATGTCGACCTCGCGGCAGCCCGTGCCCATGGCATCACCGTATGCAACTGCCAGGGCTATGGCACGCCGTCGGTGGCCCAGCATACGATCATGTTGCTGCTCAATCTGGCGACACGCCTGGCCGACTATCAGAAAGCCGTTGGCGAAGGTCGCTGGCAGCAGGCGAAACAGTTCTGCCTGCTGGACTATCCGATCGTCGAACTGGAAGGCAAATCCCTCGGTTTGCTCGGTCACGGCGAATTGGGCGGCGCGGTCGCACGGCTGGCCGAAGCGTTCGGCATGCGTGTGTTGCTGGGGCAGATTCCGGGACGCCCGGCCCGGCCGGATCGCTTGCCACTGGCTGAACTGCTGCCGCAAATCGACGCGCTGACCCTGCACTGCCCGCTCAACGAACACACCCGCCACTTCATCGGTGCCCGTGAACTTGCATCGATGAAACCCGGCGCCTTCGTGATCAACACCGCTCGCGGTGGCCTGATCGACGAACAGGCCTTGGCCGACGCCTTGCGCAACGGTCATCTGGGCGGCGCGGCCACCGACGTGCTGAGCGTCGAGCCACCGACCGCTGGCAATCCGCTGCTGGCCCATGACATCCCACGGCTGATCGTCACCCCGCACAATGCCTGGGGCAGTCGCGAAGCGCGGCAGCGGATCGTTGGCCAGTTGACCGAAAACGCCCAGGGATATTTCAGCGGTACAGCGCTGCGGGTCGTCAGTTGA
- a CDS encoding LysE family transporter, with amino-acid sequence MYWTEFLTVALIHLLAVASPGPDFAVVVRESVTHGRRAGTWTALGVGTAIFLHVGYSLLGIGLIVSQSIVLFNALKWAAAAYLLYIGFKALRARPASAVTDELHKEAGERTARGAFTSGFVTNGLNPKATLFFLSLFTVVINPHTPLTVQAGYGIYLAVATAVWFCLVAMLFSQQRVRAGFARMGHWFDRTMGAVLIAIGVKLAFTEMH; translated from the coding sequence ATGTACTGGACAGAGTTCTTGACCGTTGCCCTGATTCATTTGCTGGCCGTCGCCAGCCCCGGCCCGGACTTTGCCGTGGTGGTCCGTGAAAGCGTGACCCACGGTCGTCGGGCCGGCACCTGGACGGCGCTGGGCGTCGGCACGGCCATTTTCCTGCACGTCGGTTATTCGCTGCTCGGCATCGGCCTGATCGTGTCGCAATCGATCGTGTTGTTCAACGCCTTGAAATGGGCCGCCGCCGCTTATCTGCTGTACATCGGCTTCAAGGCGTTGCGCGCTCGGCCAGCCAGCGCGGTGACGGACGAGCTGCACAAGGAAGCCGGCGAGCGTACGGCTCGCGGCGCCTTCACTTCCGGTTTCGTGACCAATGGCCTGAACCCCAAAGCCACGCTGTTCTTCCTCTCGTTGTTCACCGTGGTGATCAATCCACACACTCCACTGACGGTGCAGGCGGGTTATGGCATTTATCTGGCGGTGGCCACCGCTGTATGGTTTTGCCTCGTGGCGATGCTGTTCAGCCAGCAGCGCGTGCGCGCCGGGTTCGCGCGCATGGGCCACTGGTTCGACCGGACCATGGGCGCGGTGCTGATCGCCATCGGTGTGAAACTCGCGTTTACCGAGATGCATTAG
- a CDS encoding YajG family lipoprotein: MLQRLLFGLMTVTSLTLVGCAHSPQQLNPEPKLTTQLAPVGRGQPVVVRVVDGRPSPTLGTRGGLYPETSAITVQGAQILPKLQAQAEAAVRLLGFTPTSNAMNAPQLTVTLAELKYQSPKEGLYVTEATIGATFRSDVQNANRRYSGRYGASLDQRFGMAPNQETNTKLVSDVLSDALTRLFKDPTIGQILNE; encoded by the coding sequence ATGTTGCAACGCCTGTTGTTCGGTTTGATGACTGTGACCAGTTTGACCCTGGTCGGCTGCGCCCACAGCCCGCAACAACTGAATCCGGAACCCAAGCTGACGACGCAGTTGGCACCGGTCGGCCGTGGCCAGCCGGTGGTGGTGCGCGTGGTGGACGGTCGTCCGTCGCCAACCCTGGGCACCCGCGGGGGCTTGTATCCCGAGACCAGTGCGATCACCGTGCAGGGCGCGCAGATTCTGCCGAAATTGCAGGCCCAGGCCGAAGCGGCCGTGCGTTTGCTGGGCTTTACCCCGACGTCCAACGCGATGAACGCGCCGCAACTGACCGTGACCCTGGCGGAGCTTAAATACCAATCGCCCAAGGAAGGCCTGTACGTGACCGAGGCGACCATTGGCGCGACCTTCCGCTCCGATGTGCAGAACGCCAACCGCCGTTACAGCGGCCGCTACGGTGCCTCCCTGGACCAGCGTTTCGGTATGGCGCCCAATCAGGAAACCAATACCAAGCTGGTCAGTGATGTGTTGAGCGATGCGTTGACGCGTCTGTTCAAGGATCCGACGATTGGCCAGATTCTCAACGAATAA
- a CDS encoding SOS response-associated peptidase has protein sequence MCGRYALFRWNPAFAALPGFPADQQAQWNISPNDSVLMLRAGSDGQRELARARWGLTPPWLTDLSRTPAHARAETVAEQPMFREALRSRRCLLPANGFYEWRGTARKRPYWLTPAEGSALFFAAIWEAYPVQEQVWLSTAVITQPAASQRRPLILDAAGQEAWLNPETPLHGLQALLAGEPTALRERVLANMVNDPKLNGPECLTPG, from the coding sequence ATGTGTGGACGTTATGCCCTGTTTCGCTGGAACCCCGCCTTCGCGGCCCTGCCTGGCTTCCCCGCCGACCAACAGGCCCAGTGGAATATTTCTCCCAACGATTCGGTGTTGATGCTGCGCGCCGGCAGTGATGGCCAGCGTGAGTTGGCCCGTGCCCGTTGGGGGCTGACCCCGCCGTGGTTGACCGACCTGTCCCGCACCCCGGCCCATGCCCGCGCCGAAACCGTGGCCGAACAGCCGATGTTCCGCGAGGCCCTGCGGTCGCGCCGCTGCCTGCTGCCGGCCAACGGTTTCTACGAATGGCGCGGCACCGCCCGCAAACGCCCCTACTGGCTGACCCCGGCAGAGGGCTCTGCGCTGTTCTTTGCGGCGATCTGGGAGGCTTATCCGGTGCAGGAACAGGTATGGCTGAGTACGGCGGTGATCACCCAGCCGGCGGCGAGTCAGCGTCGGCCGCTGATTCTCGACGCAGCGGGGCAGGAAGCGTGGCTCAATCCCGAAACACCGCTGCATGGGTTGCAGGCGCTGCTTGCCGGTGAGCCCACGGCGTTGCGCGAGCGGGTGCTGGCGAACATGGTGAATGATCCGAAGCTGAATGGGCCGGAGTGTCTGACGCCGGGTTGA